One window from the genome of Vagococcus entomophilus encodes:
- a CDS encoding FtsX-like permease family protein, producing MRLFDLAKKNIRSKSRAYILYLASMSFSVMVYYSFAAMSVDKHLVNKSIADQRIGSALKSSLIIIILFIIVFMITANNFFMKQRRKEMGLYQILGMRKLQIGLLFFFENFVIGLASLGIGLLMGILFSKLFSMVLIKSMNLEIAGGILFSPIAILRTCLIFLTILVLVSMKNVRTVYKNKLVGLFHGEKSKNRYKKIGFFTWFFGILGVLLLISGYLIANNFFQLVFMIQDDNQAVFFMIGVPIYILSACVLGTYLFFHNFIRIILEIFENISSIYYSNLAMISISNMKVHLRKNATTLATIATLCGTALTYIGTSAAAYSYGITQVEMAAPTAYTVSSNLYPKVEKVITGMEVAHDIEEVSTLKLKVAGVTVNSNIFGDSNSLVSVISESNYNQAKRGKKKLRTIHLKQWNHFVELTNLPRAFTKIKNISTDETVQIMDQHPIEIKRSDTQQNFLFDSEFLGFSNSVFVVSDALYTHLNGANAFSLTQFNITDENHSRDLVKKITDTISNQQVSLVSTLQIKDKQVVGNIQSGTKNELNTVKGTVYTRSSYRIRYPTLRSMQSSSGILVYISLFLGIVFMIATATIIMLKQLSEAEEERETYQVLRKLGVSNKIIKRSISQQMLVIFFAPMVIAVLDAVFALKLLTMLYPTISYMLVYLSCGLLLVLYTLYYFVTVRMYVSIIEKN from the coding sequence ATGAGATTATTTGATTTAGCAAAGAAAAACATTCGATCTAAATCAAGAGCTTATATTCTTTATCTTGCAAGCATGTCTTTTTCAGTAATGGTTTATTATAGTTTTGCGGCGATGAGTGTGGACAAGCATCTTGTGAACAAGTCCATTGCGGATCAACGAATTGGTTCTGCGCTCAAAAGTTCATTGATTATCATTATTCTGTTTATTATTGTTTTTATGATTACCGCAAACAACTTTTTTATGAAGCAAAGGCGCAAAGAAATGGGGTTGTACCAGATACTTGGAATGCGAAAGCTCCAAATTGGCTTGCTCTTTTTCTTTGAAAATTTTGTGATTGGCTTAGCCAGTTTGGGCATAGGCTTGCTTATGGGAATTTTATTTTCAAAGCTATTTTCAATGGTTCTGATTAAATCGATGAATCTAGAGATAGCCGGGGGAATCTTGTTTTCTCCTATAGCAATTCTGCGTACGTGCCTCATTTTTTTGACTATTTTAGTATTGGTTTCAATGAAAAATGTTCGAACGGTTTATAAAAATAAACTGGTAGGATTGTTTCACGGAGAAAAAAGTAAAAATCGCTATAAAAAGATTGGCTTTTTCACCTGGTTTTTTGGGATTTTAGGTGTTTTGTTGCTTATTTCAGGGTATCTTATTGCAAACAATTTTTTTCAACTTGTATTTATGATTCAAGATGACAATCAAGCAGTTTTCTTTATGATTGGTGTTCCAATCTATATTCTGAGTGCATGTGTGCTAGGAACCTACCTATTTTTTCACAATTTTATTCGGATTATCTTGGAGATCTTTGAAAATATATCGTCAATTTATTACAGTAATTTAGCTATGATTAGCATCAGCAATATGAAAGTTCATCTGCGTAAAAATGCTACAACCTTGGCAACGATTGCCACGCTTTGTGGGACTGCTTTGACGTACATTGGAACCTCCGCAGCGGCTTATAGCTACGGGATTACACAGGTCGAAATGGCTGCACCAACTGCCTATACGGTTTCTTCCAATCTGTATCCCAAAGTGGAAAAAGTCATCACGGGAATGGAAGTTGCTCACGATATTGAAGAGGTAAGTACGCTTAAACTTAAAGTAGCAGGAGTGACTGTGAATTCTAATATATTTGGGGATAGCAATTCATTGGTATCCGTGATATCCGAGTCTAATTACAATCAGGCCAAACGAGGGAAAAAAAAATTAAGAACCATTCATTTGAAGCAATGGAATCACTTTGTGGAGTTGACCAATCTCCCTAGAGCTTTTACCAAAATTAAAAATATCAGTACGGACGAAACAGTACAAATAATGGACCAGCATCCTATAGAGATCAAAAGAAGTGATACACAGCAAAACTTTTTGTTTGACTCAGAATTTTTGGGATTTAGCAATTCTGTGTTTGTCGTGAGTGATGCTCTTTACACACATTTGAATGGAGCAAATGCTTTTAGCTTAACTCAATTTAATATAACAGACGAAAACCATAGTCGAGACTTGGTGAAGAAGATTACAGACACCATTTCTAATCAACAAGTTAGTCTTGTTTCTACATTACAGATAAAAGACAAACAGGTCGTGGGGAACATTCAAAGTGGGACAAAAAATGAATTAAATACGGTTAAGGGAACAGTGTACACGCGTTCTAGCTACCGAATACGTTATCCTACGCTTAGAAGCATGCAGTCTAGTAGTGGAATTTTGGTATATATTTCGTTGTTCTTAGGGATTGTATTCATGATAGCAACAGCAACAATTATTATGCTGAAACAGCTTTCAGAGGCTGAGGAAGAAAGGGAGACCTATCAAGTATTGAGGAAGCTAGGTGTCTCAAATAAAATCATTAAAAGAAGTATTTCACAGCAGATGCTGGTTATATTCTTTGCACCGATGGTTATTGCTGTTTTAGATGCGGTATTTGCTCTAAAATTACTCACGATGCTCTATCCAACTATTAGTTATATGCTTGTATACTTATCCTGTGGGTTGCTGCTTGTCTTATATACCTTGTATTACTTTGTTACAGTTCGGATGTACGTCAGTATTATTGAGAAAAATTAG
- a CDS encoding ABC transporter ATP-binding protein gives MKKIIEVENISKIYGRKVSQYRALENISFTVDKGDFLGIMGPSGAGKTTLLNLMSSIDKPTSGSIKISGIDLSKMKDRKMSEFRRKELGFIFQDFNLMDALNVQDNILLPLALDRKKSKEMFQRLEHVTKNLGIHHLLKKFPEEISVGQRQRVAAARALIVHPQLIFADEPTGSLDSKSATELLQHLVKMNQEEQVTIAMVTHDAFTASYCQRILFIKDGEIFSEIVRNGTRKEFFAKIIEMQAAIGGGVEHEII, from the coding sequence TTGAAAAAAATAATTGAAGTAGAAAATATATCGAAAATATATGGACGGAAAGTGAGCCAATATCGAGCGCTAGAAAATATTTCGTTCACAGTTGATAAGGGTGACTTTCTTGGAATTATGGGACCAAGTGGTGCGGGAAAGACGACGTTACTGAATTTGATGTCAAGTATTGATAAACCGACATCAGGGAGTATCAAGATTAGTGGGATTGATTTATCCAAGATGAAAGACCGCAAGATGAGTGAGTTCAGGAGAAAAGAACTAGGGTTTATTTTTCAAGACTTTAATTTGATGGATGCCTTGAATGTTCAAGATAATATTTTGTTGCCACTTGCCCTAGATAGAAAGAAAAGTAAAGAGATGTTTCAACGTCTAGAGCACGTCACCAAAAATTTGGGTATTCATCATTTGTTGAAAAAATTTCCGGAAGAAATCTCGGTGGGACAAAGACAAAGAGTCGCAGCAGCTAGGGCACTCATTGTTCATCCACAGCTGATTTTTGCAGATGAACCAACAGGATCTCTTGATTCAAAATCTGCGACAGAGCTCCTACAACATTTGGTCAAGATGAATCAAGAAGAGCAAGTGACCATTGCAATGGTGACGCATGATGCTTTTACAGCAAGCTATTGTCAGCGGATTTTGTTTATAAAAGATGGAGAGATTTTCTCTGAAATTGTCAGAAATGGGACACGCAAAGAGTTTTTTGCGAAAATTATTGAAATGCAAGCGGCAATTGGAGGAGGAGTCGAACATGAGATTATTTGA
- the sapR gene encoding two-component system response regulator SapR, whose amino-acid sequence MFKIMIVEDEQTIREVLSESLQKWKFETVEITDFQNVLKTFVSEQPHLVLLDINLPVFDGFYWCQQIRESSKVPIIFISSRNTNMDMIMAMNMGGDDFINKPFSIDILIAKINALLRRTYNYIERSNEVMEHNGILLNVENSSMQINDEIIDLSKNEYKLLFHLMKNHGKILSREKLLRALWDDERFVDDNTLTVNINRLRKKIENAGIHNYIETKIGQGYIVP is encoded by the coding sequence ATGTTTAAAATTATGATTGTGGAAGATGAGCAAACCATTCGCGAAGTACTCAGCGAATCGTTACAAAAATGGAAGTTTGAAACCGTTGAAATTACTGATTTTCAAAATGTTTTAAAAACTTTCGTAAGTGAACAGCCTCACCTAGTATTACTAGATATTAATCTACCTGTTTTTGATGGTTTTTACTGGTGTCAGCAAATTCGTGAAAGTTCTAAGGTCCCAATTATCTTTATTTCTAGCCGTAATACCAATATGGATATGATTATGGCTATGAACATGGGTGGAGATGATTTTATCAACAAACCATTTTCTATCGATATCCTAATTGCCAAAATCAATGCTCTACTAAGAAGGACTTACAATTATATCGAGCGCTCCAATGAAGTAATGGAACATAATGGTATTTTACTAAATGTTGAAAATAGCAGTATGCAAATCAATGATGAAATTATTGATTTAAGTAAAAATGAATACAAACTACTTTTCCATCTTATGAAAAACCATGGCAAAATTTTAAGTCGTGAAAAACTTTTACGCGCCTTGTGGGATGATGAACGTTTCGTAGATGACAATACTTTAACAGTAAATATTAACCGTTTAAGGAAAAAAATTGAAAACGCCGGCATCCATAATTATATCGAAACAAAAATCGGCCAAGGATATATTGTGCCTTAG
- a CDS encoding sensor histidine kinase translates to MSFLHYLKDQATMIIFWLICIFLTVLIFWLTPDFSLPFTSLLYIFLLQFAFLVAFLTFSYIKRYPWWKTLGNEQVEKEISILPLNVAVTNEQKLAQQTINDLIDKHHSSLETILHAQQEQKDFIDSWVHEIKVPLAAIQLIIENISDDIPEKNLYQLENDLQKINSYVEQVLYFSRLDSFSKDYLIQEHSLKSIIYPTIRQSANYFIQHQLHYSVSGEDYEVLTDPKWLAFILEQIISNAIKYTEDGGSITFDISKNERGVWLAIQDTGIGIPLEDQRRIFDKGFTGQNGRNLNQHATGLGLYLARNLAGKLGHSIYVDSEVGTGTTIRILFPFLTYYTEADEESLL, encoded by the coding sequence ATGTCATTTTTGCACTATTTAAAAGACCAAGCTACTATGATTATTTTTTGGCTAATCTGCATTTTCTTAACGGTCTTAATTTTCTGGTTAACGCCTGATTTTTCCCTACCATTTACCTCTTTACTCTACATTTTTCTATTACAATTTGCTTTTCTTGTGGCTTTCTTAACTTTTTCTTACATAAAACGTTATCCTTGGTGGAAAACTCTTGGAAATGAACAGGTAGAAAAAGAAATTTCTATTTTACCACTCAATGTTGCCGTAACCAATGAACAAAAACTAGCTCAGCAAACGATCAATGATCTCATAGATAAACATCATAGCAGCTTAGAAACTATTTTACATGCACAACAAGAGCAAAAAGATTTTATTGACAGCTGGGTCCACGAGATTAAAGTGCCACTCGCAGCAATTCAGCTGATAATTGAAAATATTTCAGATGACATCCCTGAAAAAAATCTATACCAACTTGAAAATGATTTGCAAAAAATTAATAGTTATGTGGAACAAGTCCTTTATTTTTCTAGGCTAGATAGTTTTTCTAAAGATTATTTAATTCAGGAACACTCTTTAAAATCCATCATTTACCCGACCATCAGACAGTCCGCAAACTACTTTATTCAACATCAACTCCATTATTCCGTGTCTGGAGAGGATTATGAGGTGTTAACAGATCCAAAGTGGCTTGCTTTTATCTTAGAACAAATTATTAGCAATGCTATTAAATATACTGAAGACGGTGGTTCTATTACTTTTGATATCTCAAAAAATGAACGTGGAGTTTGGCTTGCCATTCAAGATACTGGGATTGGGATCCCCTTAGAGGACCAACGGCGAATTTTTGATAAAGGATTTACTGGTCAAAACGGGCGAAATTTGAATCAACATGCGACTGGCTTAGGCTTATATTTAGCAAGAAATTTAGCTGGAAAGCTAGGTCATAGTATCTATGTCGACTCCGAAGTTGGAACAGGAACCACTATTCGCATTCTCTTCCCTTTCTTAACTTATTACACCGAGGCAGATGAAGAAAGCTTATTATAG
- the nrdG gene encoding anaerobic ribonucleoside-triphosphate reductase activating protein: MRNPKPKEWVAKDYSHDYIADYKPFNFVDGEGVRCSIYVSGCLFACEGCFNKAVQNFKYGKPYTKELEDRIIKDLSQSYVQGLTLLGGEPFLNTKVCLQLVRRIRQEFGHTKDIWSWSGYTFEELLLDTEDKKKLLGELDVLVDGRFELSKRNLNLQFRGSSNQRILDVPESLAQNKAIFWTRCTDAQESYEQIAKNKLI; the protein is encoded by the coding sequence GTGCGTAATCCAAAACCTAAAGAATGGGTCGCTAAAGATTACAGTCATGACTATATCGCAGATTACAAACCTTTTAACTTTGTTGATGGGGAAGGTGTTCGTTGTAGCATTTATGTGAGTGGTTGTTTGTTTGCTTGTGAGGGGTGCTTCAATAAAGCAGTTCAAAATTTCAAATACGGGAAACCTTATACTAAAGAATTGGAAGATAGGATTATCAAAGATTTGAGTCAATCATATGTTCAAGGATTGACATTGCTTGGAGGAGAACCCTTTTTAAATACAAAGGTATGTTTGCAACTAGTTCGCCGTATCCGCCAAGAGTTTGGGCACACAAAAGACATTTGGTCTTGGTCGGGATACACGTTTGAGGAATTGCTTTTAGATACGGAAGATAAAAAAAAGTTGCTAGGGGAACTAGACGTACTTGTAGATGGTCGTTTTGAGCTAAGTAAACGAAATTTAAATTTACAATTTAGGGGCAGTTCGAATCAGAGAATCTTGGATGTCCCAGAGTCATTAGCCCAAAATAAAGCTATTTTTTGGACTAGATGTACAGATGCACAGGAAAGTTATGAGCAGATAGCAAAAAATAAACTCATCTAA
- the nrdD gene encoding anaerobic ribonucleoside-triphosphate reductase — MLKTEPKVDFIIQANSPLHTLKVIKRDGRKVNFDAQKIYAALFKAAETIQLSSELATSEHIQSIVKKISNEIEHRFHEDIKIYEIQNVVEHILLEQKEHALAQEYIKYRTQRDFARSEATDINVTIGKLMDKDQAVVNENANKDSDVFNTQRDLTAGIVGKSIGLKLLPPHVANAHQKGDIHYHDLDYHPYTPMTNCCLIDFKRMLNNGFNIGNAEVEPPKSIQTATAQISQIIANVASSQYGGCSADRVDELLAPFAKLNYEKHLKDAKNWIEDTKKHDEFAKAKTQKDIYDAMQSLEYEINTLFTSNGQTPFTSLGFGLGEDWFEREIQKAILQIRIQGLGSEKRTAIFPKLIFTLKKGVNLAPEDPNYDIKKLALECATKRMYPDILNYDKLVEITGSFKVPMGCRSFLQGWKNEAGEEVNVGRMNLGVVTVNLPRIAMESQGDKEKFWKILEERLQIAKDALAYRVKRCKEATPANAPILYMNGAFGKRLSKTDSVDELFKNKRATVSLGYIGLYEVASVFYGGEWETNPEAKQFTLDILKDMKEHTDLWGEESGYHYSLYSTPSESLTDRFCRLDTEKFGCVENITDKEYYTNSFHYDVRKNPTPFEKLAFEQEYPKYCSGGFIHYCEYPVLQQNPKALEAVWDFAYDKIGYLGTNTPIDHCYDCGYDGDFEPTERGFKCPSCGNDDPKTCDVVKRTCGYLGNPQARPMVHGRHQEISSRKKHMK; from the coding sequence ATGTTAAAAACTGAACCAAAAGTTGACTTTATCATACAAGCCAATTCACCTTTACACACATTGAAAGTAATCAAAAGAGATGGACGCAAAGTAAACTTTGATGCACAAAAAATCTATGCAGCTTTGTTTAAAGCGGCCGAAACGATTCAATTATCTTCAGAATTAGCGACGAGTGAGCACATTCAATCGATTGTGAAAAAAATATCGAATGAGATTGAGCACCGCTTTCACGAAGACATCAAAATTTATGAGATTCAAAATGTGGTGGAACATATTTTACTGGAACAAAAAGAACATGCTCTGGCACAAGAATATATAAAGTATCGAACACAACGTGATTTTGCACGTAGTGAAGCAACGGATATCAATGTTACGATTGGAAAGCTGATGGACAAAGATCAAGCAGTAGTAAATGAAAATGCGAACAAAGATAGCGACGTTTTCAATACACAACGAGACCTGACAGCAGGGATTGTCGGAAAATCAATTGGTCTGAAATTACTTCCACCACATGTAGCCAATGCCCATCAAAAAGGCGATATTCATTACCATGATTTGGATTATCACCCCTATACACCGATGACCAATTGCTGTCTGATTGACTTTAAAAGAATGCTAAATAACGGCTTTAATATTGGAAATGCAGAAGTTGAACCACCCAAGTCGATTCAGACTGCTACTGCTCAAATTTCACAAATTATTGCCAATGTAGCGTCAAGTCAATACGGGGGATGTTCGGCTGATCGGGTCGACGAGTTACTGGCGCCTTTTGCTAAATTAAATTATGAAAAACACTTAAAAGATGCCAAAAACTGGATTGAAGATACTAAAAAACATGATGAGTTTGCTAAAGCAAAAACTCAAAAAGATATCTATGATGCAATGCAAAGCTTAGAGTATGAGATTAACACATTGTTTACTTCAAATGGACAAACTCCCTTTACCTCTCTTGGATTTGGTTTAGGAGAAGATTGGTTTGAACGAGAAATTCAAAAAGCAATCCTACAAATTAGAATTCAAGGATTAGGTAGTGAAAAACGAACAGCTATTTTTCCAAAATTGATTTTTACTTTGAAAAAAGGTGTCAATCTTGCACCAGAAGATCCTAATTACGATATCAAAAAACTGGCTTTAGAATGTGCAACAAAAAGAATGTATCCAGATATTTTAAATTACGATAAACTTGTTGAAATTACTGGGAGTTTTAAAGTTCCGATGGGATGTCGCTCTTTCTTGCAAGGTTGGAAAAATGAAGCAGGCGAAGAAGTGAATGTTGGCCGTATGAATCTAGGTGTGGTCACTGTCAACCTACCAAGAATTGCGATGGAATCGCAAGGAGACAAAGAAAAATTCTGGAAAATTTTAGAAGAACGATTACAAATAGCCAAAGATGCCTTAGCTTATCGGGTGAAACGCTGCAAAGAAGCGACGCCTGCCAATGCTCCGATTCTTTATATGAACGGTGCTTTTGGAAAGAGGCTCTCAAAAACAGACTCTGTAGATGAATTATTTAAAAATAAACGCGCAACAGTTTCTTTAGGTTACATCGGTTTATATGAAGTTGCCTCTGTCTTTTATGGTGGTGAATGGGAAACCAACCCTGAGGCAAAACAATTTACTTTAGATATTTTGAAAGATATGAAAGAACATACAGATCTTTGGGGGGAAGAGTCAGGCTACCACTATAGTCTTTATTCAACACCGAGTGAAAGTTTGACTGATCGCTTTTGCCGTTTAGATACTGAAAAATTTGGTTGTGTTGAAAACATCACAGATAAAGAATATTACACAAATAGTTTCCATTATGATGTTAGAAAAAACCCAACCCCTTTTGAAAAACTAGCGTTCGAACAAGAGTATCCAAAGTATTGTTCGGGAGGCTTCATACATTATTGTGAATATCCAGTCTTGCAACAAAATCCTAAAGCTTTGGAAGCTGTTTGGGATTTTGCCTACGATAAAATTGGGTATTTAGGAACCAACACTCCGATTGATCATTGTTATGATTGTGGATATGATGGCGATTTTGAACCAACTGAACGCGGTTTTAAATGCCCAAGTTGTGGCAATGATGATCCTAAAACTTGTGATGTTGTCAAAAGAACCTGTGGATATCTTGGGAATCCACAGGCACGTCCAATGGTCCATGGTCGTCATCAAGAAATCTCTTCTAGAAAAAAACACATGAAATAA
- a CDS encoding class C sortase, which produces MKRKIVYLLFGIGLLCLLFPPLAKYYDQYKMNQVVANFLQKKAPSAKKVQEYQQYNKQLQSATARIDDPFTTVDGSDSSDTIFASIEIPAIKMNLPIYLGASEKHLMKGAAQIEGTSYPIGGKGTHAVLAGHTGYANKELFSRIHELEPQDYFYIHSPVGKLTYKVVDKRKIKVTEVEYLNIQPNRDLVTLLTCPYVDSKHYRIIVIGERVEK; this is translated from the coding sequence ATGAAGAGAAAAATAGTCTACTTATTGTTTGGCATCGGTTTATTGTGCTTACTTTTTCCTCCACTTGCAAAGTATTATGATCAATATAAAATGAATCAAGTAGTAGCGAACTTTTTACAAAAAAAAGCGCCAAGTGCAAAAAAAGTTCAAGAATATCAGCAATACAATAAACAATTGCAAAGTGCTACTGCTAGAATTGATGATCCTTTTACGACAGTTGATGGGAGTGATAGTAGCGATACGATTTTTGCAAGTATTGAAATTCCTGCAATTAAGATGAATTTGCCAATCTACTTAGGGGCTTCTGAGAAGCATCTGATGAAAGGGGCAGCCCAAATTGAAGGCACCTCTTATCCAATTGGTGGCAAAGGCACACATGCTGTTTTAGCTGGTCATACTGGATATGCTAATAAAGAATTATTTTCACGAATACATGAATTGGAGCCACAAGATTATTTTTATATTCATTCTCCAGTTGGTAAGTTGACCTACAAAGTAGTGGACAAGCGGAAAATTAAGGTGACCGAGGTGGAATATTTAAATATTCAGCCCAATCGTGATTTGGTGACACTGTTGACTTGTCCTTACGTTGATTCTAAACATTACCGTATTATTGTGATTGGAGAACGAGTTGAAAAATAA
- a CDS encoding class C sortase, which translates to MWKKICISGLFILGLGIFLFPIVTNYLNNIVHYNVVESYQKQVKDLDKKALSKKKEEAQAYNKKLTEQAAPVSDPFGKKKQADKIASYGSILNAGSAMGYITIPKIEVELPIFHGSDDVVLSKGVGHLPNSSLPVGGVGTHAVLTGHRGLPSATMFRYLNKLKIGDKFYIHTLDNTLAYEVDQILVVLPDETDALAIDNQKDYVTLVTCDPYMINSHRLLVRGHRVAYHPTKAEKKQLTKTKQNPIWQGVYVFLGVIIVLLVLFLLLGWKRRKRKVKE; encoded by the coding sequence ATGTGGAAAAAGATTTGTATTAGCGGACTGTTTATTTTAGGTTTAGGTATTTTTTTATTTCCAATTGTCACGAACTATCTGAACAATATTGTCCATTATAATGTGGTGGAAAGCTATCAGAAGCAAGTGAAGGATTTGGATAAAAAAGCACTCAGCAAGAAAAAAGAGGAAGCACAAGCATATAATAAAAAACTAACAGAACAAGCGGCTCCAGTTTCAGATCCATTTGGTAAGAAAAAACAAGCTGATAAAATTGCGAGCTATGGAAGTATTTTAAATGCAGGGTCGGCAATGGGATACATTACGATTCCAAAAATTGAGGTTGAATTGCCTATTTTTCATGGTTCTGATGATGTGGTTTTATCAAAGGGAGTAGGGCACTTACCTAATTCCTCACTGCCAGTTGGGGGTGTTGGGACACATGCAGTACTTACCGGACATCGGGGCTTGCCTTCTGCAACGATGTTTCGCTATTTGAATAAACTAAAAATAGGGGATAAATTTTACATTCATACGTTAGATAATACATTAGCTTATGAAGTGGATCAAATACTTGTTGTTTTGCCAGATGAAACAGACGCGCTTGCTATAGATAATCAGAAAGACTATGTCACGCTTGTAACATGTGACCCGTATATGATCAACTCACATCGATTATTGGTAAGAGGTCATAGAGTAGCGTATCATCCTACAAAAGCGGAAAAGAAACAATTGACAAAAACAAAACAAAATCCAATTTGGCAAGGAGTTTATGTATTCCTCGGTGTGATCATAGTGCTGCTAGTTTTATTTTTATTATTAGGGTGGAAACGTCGGAAACGCAAAGTAAAGGAGTAG
- a CDS encoding SpaH/EbpB family LPXTG-anchored major pilin: MKNYLLKISAVLFVLFGAVVGTTSASATVNFAQKGSVNVHKFSYENAQNQEDKSLYSDGTGLGNQTVPQGAKPLSGVTFKLTQTHRLNATTGELEAVTNGASTTGVTDNDGNYSFTNLELGRYQLVEVSAPGNIIDKQVYTIDVPLTSTDGTSEIYDVHVYPKNTPVRGSVELTKKGEGSDAQALNGAKFKLFKEDGTAVNDTTYTTENGKVKIEGLPYGKYYFQETAAPDGYALNNTKVPFEIKETTDNTQPDLVSVSLQDYKVPDVDKAQKDVNETTYGKSTTTLIGETVDFKLTTTAPTDIADYTKFGLHDNLDSRLTYTPDTAKVAIEKADGSQGASLEKGTDYTLEPADGQGGSQIKVALTASGIKKLAATDKLVLTFSAVVNTTASQDQIIPNTAVVDYDNNKGEDSSKESKPTETKVKEGKVAIVKYKAGDTSKTLEGATFHLEKQDKDGNWVTIEGSEKTTPENGQLNWDKLVSGNYRLVETKAPKGYNLLAKPIEFTVNDSEKVSQTINVANVPKGQIPQTGGIGTILFTVLGVSLMGVALWVLVKDKKKNA; the protein is encoded by the coding sequence TTGAAAAATTATTTATTAAAAATTAGCGCGGTACTATTTGTTTTGTTCGGAGCAGTTGTAGGAACAACATCAGCAAGCGCTACAGTAAACTTTGCGCAAAAAGGCTCAGTGAATGTACACAAATTTTCTTATGAAAATGCACAAAATCAAGAAGACAAATCTTTATATAGTGATGGAACAGGGCTAGGAAATCAAACGGTACCCCAAGGGGCCAAACCTTTATCAGGTGTTACATTTAAATTGACACAGACGCATCGCTTAAATGCAACTACAGGTGAGCTTGAAGCTGTTACTAATGGAGCTTCAACGACTGGTGTGACAGATAATGATGGAAATTATTCTTTCACAAATCTAGAACTTGGACGCTATCAATTGGTTGAAGTTTCTGCACCAGGTAACATTATTGATAAGCAAGTCTACACAATTGATGTTCCACTTACAAGTACAGATGGAACAAGTGAAATTTATGACGTTCATGTTTATCCAAAGAACACGCCAGTACGTGGTTCTGTAGAATTGACTAAAAAAGGTGAAGGTAGTGACGCACAAGCATTGAACGGCGCTAAATTCAAACTTTTTAAAGAAGATGGTACAGCAGTAAATGATACAACTTATACGACTGAAAACGGAAAAGTAAAAATTGAAGGACTACCTTACGGAAAGTATTATTTCCAAGAAACAGCAGCACCAGACGGCTACGCATTGAATAATACAAAAGTACCTTTTGAGATTAAAGAAACAACAGACAACACACAACCCGATTTAGTAAGTGTTTCTTTACAAGATTACAAAGTACCAGATGTAGACAAAGCACAAAAAGATGTAAATGAAACGACTTACGGAAAAAGTACAACAACGTTGATTGGGGAAACAGTTGACTTTAAATTAACAACAACAGCACCTACAGATATCGCAGATTACACAAAATTTGGGTTACATGATAACCTTGATTCACGTTTGACTTATACACCAGACACTGCAAAAGTTGCGATTGAAAAAGCAGATGGTTCACAAGGAGCTTCACTTGAAAAAGGAACGGATTATACACTTGAGCCAGCGGATGGACAAGGTGGTTCACAAATCAAAGTAGCGCTAACAGCTTCAGGTATTAAGAAATTAGCTGCAACAGACAAACTTGTATTGACATTTTCAGCAGTCGTAAATACTACTGCGTCACAAGATCAAATAATTCCCAATACTGCCGTAGTGGATTATGACAACAATAAAGGTGAAGATAGCAGCAAAGAATCAAAACCAACTGAGACAAAGGTTAAAGAAGGAAAAGTAGCGATTGTTAAATACAAAGCAGGCGATACTTCTAAGACTTTAGAGGGTGCTACGTTCCATTTAGAAAAGCAAGATAAAGACGGAAACTGGGTAACCATCGAAGGATCAGAAAAAACGACACCAGAAAATGGTCAATTAAATTGGGATAAACTTGTCTCTGGAAATTATCGCTTAGTTGAAACGAAAGCGCCAAAAGGATATAATTTACTTGCAAAACCAATTGAATTTACTGTTAACGATAGTGAGAAAGTTTCACAAACTATTAATGTAGCCAATGTACCAAAAGGACAAATTCCACAAACTGGTGGAATCGGAACGATTCTTTTCACTGTTCTGGGTGTTTCTTTAATGGGCGTGGCACTATGGGTACTAGTTAAAGATAAAAAGAAAAATGCTTAA